In Triticum urartu cultivar G1812 chromosome 6, Tu2.1, whole genome shotgun sequence, the following proteins share a genomic window:
- the LOC125512689 gene encoding zinc finger transcription factor YY1-like isoform X1 has protein sequence MQGLHRRYRWIKEWVPQDLVIAGGPCALYKWVREDRLAALKSKDKEEGACTAKPDPATEVLFLCSYDGCGKTFVDAGALRKHAHVHGERQYVCHYEGCGKKFLDSSKLKRHFLIHTGEKNFVCPHEGCGKAFSLDFNLKAHMKTHFADNYHMCPYPECGRRFTQESKLRAHFRAQHEKSGLQNPGGPVINRNALGDHPHNTAKSLVTPPVPSADRPYVCPYDGCAKAYIHEYKLNLHLKKEHPNHYSDAGAQAGPSRGTILKNSRRSKPNLTTSMPLAKIPKRSGYTVPSPAVSIPEEHQWPRKVLYEDDSEETEEEGDNLEEGGLRYRAASGGDDDEETEEEE, from the exons ATGCAGGGACTCCACCGCCGCTACCGATGGATCAAGGAGTG GGTTCCGCAGGACCTTGTCATCGCCGGCGGCCCGTGCGCGCTTTACAAGTGGGTGCGAG AGGATAGGTTGGCTGCTCTTAAGTCCAAGGACAAGGAAGAAGGGGCATGCACTGCAAAGCCTGACCCTGCCACTGAGGTTCTTTTCTTATGCAGCTATGATGGCTGTGGGAAAACTTTTGTTGATGCAGGTGCTCTTAGGAAACATGCCCACGTGCATGGGGAGAGGCAGTATGTCTGTCACTACGAGGGATGTGGGAAG AAATTTTTAGATAGCTCTAAGTTGAAGAGGCATTTTCTTATTCATACAGGCGAGAAGAACTTCGTCTGCCCTCATGAAGGTTGTGGCAAG GCTTTCTCATTGGATTTTAATTTGAAGGCACACATGAAAACCCATTTTGCGGATAACTATCATATGTGTCCATACCCAGAATGTGGTCGAAGATTTACACAGGAATCTAAACTAAGGGCTCATTTCAGGGCACAACATGAGAAG TCTGGTTTACAGAATCCAGGTGGGCCTGTAATAAACCGCAATGCACTAGGAGATCACCCTCATAACACAGCGAAATCTCTGGTAACACCACCAGTTCCATCAGCTGATCGTCCGTATGTCTGCCCTTACGATGGGTGTGCCAAGGCATACATTCATGAGTACAAACTTAACCTCCATTTGAAGAAAGAGCACCCCAACCACTATTCGGATGCTGGTGCTCAAGCTGGTCCGTCGAGGGGCACAATATTGAAGAATTCCCGTAGAAGCAAGCCAAATCTCACAACCAGCATGCCACTCGCCAAGATCCCTAAGCGCAGTGGTTATACGGTGCCATCTCCAGCTGTCAGTATCCCTGAGGAGCATCAGTGGCCAAGGAAGGTGTTGTACGAAGATGATAGTGAGGAGACCGAGGAAGAGGGAGATAACCTCGAGGAGGGGGGATTGAGATACAGAGCTGCTAGCGGTGGCGATGACGATGAGGAGACGGAGGAAGAAGAATGA
- the LOC125512689 gene encoding zinc finger transcription factor YY1-like isoform X2, whose amino-acid sequence MQGLHRRYRWIKEWVPQDLVIAGGPCALYKWVREDRLAALKSKDKEEGACTAKPDPATEVLFLCSYDGCGKTFVDAGALRKHAHVHGERQYVCHYEGCGKKFLDSSKLKRHFLIHTGEKNFVCPHEGCGKAFSLDFNLKAHMKTHFADNYHMCPYPECGRRFTQESKLRAHFRAQHEKNPGGPVINRNALGDHPHNTAKSLVTPPVPSADRPYVCPYDGCAKAYIHEYKLNLHLKKEHPNHYSDAGAQAGPSRGTILKNSRRSKPNLTTSMPLAKIPKRSGYTVPSPAVSIPEEHQWPRKVLYEDDSEETEEEGDNLEEGGLRYRAASGGDDDEETEEEE is encoded by the exons ATGCAGGGACTCCACCGCCGCTACCGATGGATCAAGGAGTG GGTTCCGCAGGACCTTGTCATCGCCGGCGGCCCGTGCGCGCTTTACAAGTGGGTGCGAG AGGATAGGTTGGCTGCTCTTAAGTCCAAGGACAAGGAAGAAGGGGCATGCACTGCAAAGCCTGACCCTGCCACTGAGGTTCTTTTCTTATGCAGCTATGATGGCTGTGGGAAAACTTTTGTTGATGCAGGTGCTCTTAGGAAACATGCCCACGTGCATGGGGAGAGGCAGTATGTCTGTCACTACGAGGGATGTGGGAAG AAATTTTTAGATAGCTCTAAGTTGAAGAGGCATTTTCTTATTCATACAGGCGAGAAGAACTTCGTCTGCCCTCATGAAGGTTGTGGCAAG GCTTTCTCATTGGATTTTAATTTGAAGGCACACATGAAAACCCATTTTGCGGATAACTATCATATGTGTCCATACCCAGAATGTGGTCGAAGATTTACACAGGAATCTAAACTAAGGGCTCATTTCAGGGCACAACATGAGAAG AATCCAGGTGGGCCTGTAATAAACCGCAATGCACTAGGAGATCACCCTCATAACACAGCGAAATCTCTGGTAACACCACCAGTTCCATCAGCTGATCGTCCGTATGTCTGCCCTTACGATGGGTGTGCCAAGGCATACATTCATGAGTACAAACTTAACCTCCATTTGAAGAAAGAGCACCCCAACCACTATTCGGATGCTGGTGCTCAAGCTGGTCCGTCGAGGGGCACAATATTGAAGAATTCCCGTAGAAGCAAGCCAAATCTCACAACCAGCATGCCACTCGCCAAGATCCCTAAGCGCAGTGGTTATACGGTGCCATCTCCAGCTGTCAGTATCCCTGAGGAGCATCAGTGGCCAAGGAAGGTGTTGTACGAAGATGATAGTGAGGAGACCGAGGAAGAGGGAGATAACCTCGAGGAGGGGGGATTGAGATACAGAGCTGCTAGCGGTGGCGATGACGATGAGGAGACGGAGGAAGAAGAATGA